In Fragaria vesca subsp. vesca linkage group LG5, FraVesHawaii_1.0, whole genome shotgun sequence, the genomic stretch TTACTGTTTTGTGGTATACAATTCTTGTAGATTTTCAAACTTATAGCCAGTGCTTGTTTTCGAAGTTTGCATTTTCTACAGAACAATTGATCGCTTTGCAGTAGTCGAAGTCCAATCTTTGGTTAATAATATTGATTCATTCTGAATCTTACTATTACTATTGTATCTGCAGGAATTTGATCCCTTCTCCTTGAGCATTGATGGGGACAAACTGTGTGGACGAGGAACCACTGATTGCTTAGGGCATGTTGCACTTGTAACTGAGCTCATGAAAAGGCTGGCAGAGACAAAACTAAAACTGAAGTCAACTGTGGTAGTTGTCTTGATAGCAAACGAAGAGAACTCTGCCATTTCAGGAGTTGGTGTGGATGCACTTGTTAAGGATGGGCTACTCAATAAGCTAAAGGATGGTCCTTTGTAAGTAATCTCAATTCTTGTGAAATTAGGGCCTCTAAGGGCAACTAAGAGACATAACTTTGATTCTTGTTTATAATTTTGGTCTTCAACCCAGGTTTTGGATAGATACAGCAGATAAACAACCATGCATTGGTACTGGTGGATCGATACCTTGGAAGCTTCATGTGACCGGGAAGCTTTTTCACAGTGGTTTAGTGCACAAGGTACACCACTATGTTGCGTTTGGTCATTTTAGCACTTTTAATCAGTACGCAAATTTTTCTGGATGAAATTTCTTTTTTGAAATTGCTAATTTCATTTTTTATGAAATTTAAAGGCACGCCAATTGTTCCTTAAATTTTGTTATTTCTCTTCCCTTTACCTCACTAAGGTTATGAGAGGCTGGGTGAAAAGCATAAGATGAAAGAAATGCTTTCTGTTGGTTAAATGTTGAACCAACAAAGCAAACTAAATTAAACATAAAGGAATGATGGGAAATGGGGACTCCGTGAATCCTACTTAAACTTGAACTTGATTTATAAAAGTCGAAGAACAAGTAGTGGCTGTACTGCTATAGTGAATATTGTGTTAGATGGATGGGTACATTCCCTCCATAAAAGCACAACAACGTAAGATAATTCTATCTCATGCAATTTCTATCACTGGAGCCGTAGGGATTGTTTTGCTCCAACTTGATACTGAACTAGGTAAGATACTTCTATCTCATGCAATTCCTATCACTGGATGGATAGGGATTTTTTTGCTGCAATTTAATACTGAACTAGGTAGGCTGGTGCTAAATGTGGTGGTTTTGTCTCATTGTGTAGCTCATAATCTTTCAGTTTTCTTAGAATTGGCTCCTATAGACCTTACATCCTCATTGTTTCCTGTCCTTCTGACATAAGGTTATTGACTACCTCATTGTTTATTTAGAGAAATGTAAAGTATCTGTTGCTTAGTCTAATGTATGATGGACACGGATCCACTGCTTTCATCTTCCAACCTAGTCTTCTCAGATAGCACTTGCTGAGTCTTTTTTTATGCTCAGAATTTTGCTCAAGGATTTTTTTGTGTCCACTATCATTAAGTTTGGCTTGGTGTTTCCTGACCTTCCAGGTCCATAGTTTCCCCTCTAGAACCCATATCTGTAGTTAGACCAATACAAATGATCCATTTTGCTGCTCTGTGAATCATCCTTGTTCACTAGGAGGGGAAAGAACACTAAAAACATGGGAATGAGGTAATAAGAGATAGCATAATGGTTTTTAAATACATGCTTCTCAAGTCTCAACAGGAATATAATTTTATAGATATTTGTTCACTATAGGAAGGGCAAGAACAGCAAGGTCACTATGTAATAATAGATGGCATGATGGTATCCGAAAACATGCTTTTCAAATCTTAGGATATCAGATTTCTATATATATTCCTCAAGTGATGGGGGTAGTTTTGAATTTTCAGCCGATTTTAGTTTTGTTCAACAGTGGAGCCATTGTTGTAGCCAGCTATTTTTTCAAATTGCTTCAAGAAAAGAATCAATTTTAGAAAAAGTGCAGATTCCAGATTATTCTTTACCTCATTCAATGTAAAAATATCACTTGTTATTGCATGCAAACACACTACTGTGTTTCAGTAAAAGTAAAGACCACGCGTGTGCTAACTGCAACAAATGGCTTATATATTTTATTACTGTAAAGGTGTTGGGAGACAAGGAGCTAGAATTTGAACGTTTACCATGGGAATATTGAACAATTAATATATGAATCAGAATACTTAGTTATCTTATGAGCCTCATGATGATAATTTTCAGGCTATAAACCCTTTGGAGCTAGCTATGGAAGCATTGAAGGAGATCCAATCACGGTTCTATAGAGACTTTCCTCCCCACGAGAAGGAAAAGGTGTATGAATATGCAACACCATCAACTATGAAACCAACCCAATGGAGTTGTAAGTTCCCTGGCTTAAGCTTATGGTGAAAAGTGTTAAGAAAATGCTTTTACCTTCCACAACCTTTTTCCTTTTGCAGATCCAGGTGGTGGAATAAATCAAATTCCAGGGGAGTGTACAATTTCAGGAGATGTCAGGTTTGTAATGTTCCCACTGACTTTTCTTTGTAGGTTTAGCCTTTAAGATTTTTCTCTTATGATAGTTCCTAATTTTATTTTGTGTTTTTTTGCAGGTTGACTCCATTCTACGAGTAAGCAGCCTGCTCTATTTGCCAACTTCCATCTCGTGTGTTTATATTTTAAATATTGTATCTGGGTTCTGTTTCTAACTTGTATAAACTACTGTTACAGTGTTAAGGACGTGATGAAAAAGCTTCAAGAATATGTGGATGACATTAATGAAAACATAACAAAGCTAGACACACGAGGTCCAGTTTCAAAGTATGCCCTGCCTGATGAAAACTTACGGGGAAGGTGCTCTCTCTCTCTCTCTCTCTCTCACACACACACACACACACAGCACATGTAATAATTATAATGACCTGGAAGGATGAACATCAAGTATCATATGAAACCTTATATTATATTTTAGGTTTTAGCTCATACAAAGCCCATATCTGCTGTCTCTTCAAACCCTTAAAAAGATTTAACTATATGGAATGATTGAGGGCATAACCTGGGAAGTTGGAAGCAGTTAGCAGGGTGGTGAAAGCCACATCCAAAGTATTTGGTTATGTTGTTTATGTATAAAAGAAACTACTGTTGCATTTTAACCTCTTCATTGTATGCTAATGAGACAATGTCTGCAGTTGTCATCTAATAACTTGTAGCATTAATCTTATAAAGATATTGAAGAAGTTGGGCATCTTGATTATTTTAGAAAAGCTTTATCTTTTGTTTTTATTTTTTGTTTTTGTTACTTTTTCATCCTCAGGCTTACAATAAGCTTTGATGAGGCATCATCTGGAGTTGCTTGTGACTTGGAGTCTTGCGGCTTTCATGTGTTATGCAAAGCTACTGAAGAGGTTGTTGGCCATGTTAAGCCTTACTCGATTACCGGAACTTTGCCTCTCATTAGAGAACTGCAGGTAAGACTTCTGTTTATATTATTCTTTGTTGTCTTTCCTCCCCTCCCTCCTCCTTTGAATATCTATTCTTTTTATTTATATCTCATTTTATGTTCTGCTAGGATGAAGGATTCGATGTTCAAACTTCCGGCTATGGTATGAGACTACTTGTTCTTGCATGTTGGTTTTAATTCGAAACTTGTAGAAACTTAAATGAACTTAACAGCCCTGATAACATCATGTTCTCATGGTGAAGTTTAACCTGCAAGCATAAACATAGACTCCTTTAAGTACGGTGATTAAGATCTCATTCGTTGTGCTCTCACTTGCATTGTCAGGTTTGATGTCTACATACCATGCCAAGAACGAGTACTGCTTGTTTTCTGATATGGCACAAGGCTACCGGGTGTTTGCAAGTGTTATCTCCCAACTAGAAGATTGAGGATCAGCAAAGAAGAAAGTACCAGAATTAAAGATTTAGAATAATGAGGGAAACTACAAGTGGGAAATGGTAGTGCAAAATCATACTTTGAACACTGCATTTGTTCTTTTTAGATGCCAAGCTGACAAGTTACTGCAATTAAACTGCATATCCTGGTTTAGTTACAGTAGCTTCACACATACCATAGGAAAACTTGTCTTACTTTGTAGCTTGGTGGAGAATATGACCTTACTTCAAGCTTAGAGATCGGTGTTGAAAACTTGTCTGACTAATAGCTATCTTTTATGTATTGAAGTTTCTTTCATTTCCTTCTCATTTGGTTTTCTTAAAACATAGTCAAAGACGTTAGCAAGCATACATTTGGATGCATTTTGAGATTTATTCTCAAGCATGCAGTTAAAAATAAACTTTTACCTATCAGTGGATCTAAAATTCAGTCGTACGCCAACGTTTTTTTGAAGCTAGAATGTGAGACTGATCCTGCACCTTTGCCTAGAACTCCTTATTTAGATGCAACAAGTGTTACTAAAATTTGGCGTGGGTGGGCTAAAATTGTGTGGGTCATGGCTGCCTAAGTGCCGCCTAGCGCCCAGCCACCTCGGTTGATCACAAAGCGCCTGACCAATTTTGGTGTGGTCAAAAACTCAAATACATCATCTTTCTCCTTGCGACCCTCTCTCCCTCTGCTCTAACCCTCGATCCGGTTTCCGACTATAGACAACAGTGTCACAGCTCACTCTCTCTACTCTCCCTTGTGACACGGTTCCTTTTCCAAGTTTTCAGCAACCAGAGAGTCGATGTTTTTGGTTTTCTTTGTAGTGTTAGGCTGTTACCTACCAAGTGATAAAGAACTGAAAGTCTGATTTTTATTCTAAGAGGTCCTACATCATAGAACGACATGATCACATGATTTCAACAAACTATAACAGTATCAGGTGTCCATATACAAGAACTAACCCTCTATGTATTACACTGATAGTGTGCACATCTGAATGTTTAACTTATGTAAGTGTAATACAAGTAACATTTTGCTCTGCTATATATGTAATTTACAAATTCTCACCGTATTTGGTGATTTCATAATCCTATTCTAGTCACTACCTTCGTCTTTAAGCTGTTCGATTCTCTGGTGCAGTCGTCTACGATGATCATGTATCTTCCAAAGGCCATGACCCAGTATCACAGCAGAATATATACCGTGTGTGATCATAGGTGCTAGAATGTTATTCGTCTGACACATGAAAAAGCAAGTCAATTGTTAATCTCGTAGTCTTCAAAGAACAATGAGCAGTTGACTAATGAACAACAAAATTTTGTAACCAAGAATCAAAAATACCTGATTCCATTCAAAACCGAGATAGAGGGCCAGAAGTCCTTCAAGAAGGGGAGAGTAGATCTTCTTCATTTGCCTTCTCTGATACCAAGCTGCAGGATGTCCACCAGAAAGCAACGTTATATTGATAAATCAGATATGCATATGCTAAACTAAAAAGAACATGTATAACTCAATCTCTATTGGCAATCAAAATTACCCTTAAGAACTAATCTAGTCAATTGACCAAGTGCTTTGATTATGTTGAATTTTTAACTACTTTAACATTATGTTAGCATGGCTTAGCCATGCTAACATCCATGAGGGGGTGAAATTGGCACCCCATTTTTACAAACCACAGCCCCCTCCATGCACATATCCATTGAAAACTTACTCATGGAAAGGGGATGGGCGTGTGGGTGGGTGTGGATTGTAAATTTGTAAGAAAGGGGTGCCAATTTCAATTCCCTATCCATAATCGCAGATACCAGTCATGTTTCACATTGTAACCATCTATACAAACACAATACTAGCTTATCTCAAAAGATATGTGAAACAAGATGGATGCAATGAAATTCATGTTGGGGTAAGGAATTGAACCTGCAAACAGCTTTTTCATATCTTCACGACCAGAGCGAGATTGTAAAACTGGTGCAACTACATAAGCAGGATCTGCAAGAGGGATTAAGCCATTGCTCATCAAATTTCACAAGTAGGGTGTTTTGACAGAACTTAAAATGTCTCTGAGAAATCAACCTTTAGGAGAGGCAGCCACATAGTACAAAGAACCTGTAAGAGCAGCTGTGATCACTGCTGCAAATGCCTGAGCAAATGGGACAAATGGGGGTAGAACCCCAGACTGCAAAAGAAGGGATTTCACTTATCAGAAAGTGCTCATAACACTGATGAGATGAAAGAAAAGTCCAAGAA encodes the following:
- the LOC101310517 gene encoding acetylornithine deacetylase-like, whose product is MDVKKTLGDLDKESFITLLSKLIGEAKFVQNNPPDLIPQEDRVVKHVLDSLLPLSTTTGGGPLLINHVTYYPGRGNVIIEYPGTVPGKVLSFVGCHMDVVTANPEDWEFDPFSLSIDGDKLCGRGTTDCLGHVALVTELMKRLAETKLKLKSTVVVVLIANEENSAISGVGVDALVKDGLLNKLKDGPLFWIDTADKQPCIGTGGSIPWKLHVTGKLFHSGLVHKAINPLELAMEALKEIQSRFYRDFPPHEKEKVYEYATPSTMKPTQWSYPGGGINQIPGECTISGDVRLTPFYDVKDVMKKLQEYVDDINENITKLDTRGPVSKYALPDENLRGRLTISFDEASSGVACDLESCGFHVLCKATEEVVGHVKPYSITGTLPLIRELQDEGFDVQTSGYGLMSTYHAKNEYCLFSDMAQGYRVFASVISQLED